The genomic window CTCCTTACGGAAGGGTTTCCTGCTTGACCTTTCGCGCCTGCTTCTCGCGGAAGGCGTGGAGCTTCTTCCTGAGCTTAGGCCGGTGGTTGGCGAGGATGGCCGCGGCGAAGAGCGCCGCGTTGATGGCGCCCGCCTTGCCGATGGCCATCGTGCCCACGGGAATGCCGCCGGGCATCTGCACCGTGGACAGGAGGGAGTCGATGCCCTTGAGCGCCCGGCTCTCGATGGGCACGCCCAAGACGGGCAGGACGGTGTGGGCCGCCACGACGCCCGCCAGGTGCGCGGCTCCGCCGGCCGCCGCGATGATGACCTCAATGCCGCGGGCCTCGGCCTTGGCGGCGTACTCGGCGGTCAAGCCGGGGGTGCGGTGGGCGGACATGACCTTGCACTCGTGCGGCACGCCGAGCTGCGCCAGCAGCAGGTCGGTGTGGCGCATGGTCTCCCAGTCGGATTTGCTGCCCATGATGACGGCGACGAGAGGCGGATTGGCGTGAGGCATACGCTGGAGACCGAACGATGCCGCAGGCTATGCGGTTAGTCAAGCGGTTTCGGGGATAATAGGGCTCCGTGGCTCAAGAACCCATCGACACCCTCGTGATTCACCCAGGCGCGCTCGGCGACGTCCTCCAGGCCGTGCCGGCGCTCGAAGCGCTCGGGCGCCTCGGCCACCGGCTGACCTTCGCGGGCCAGCCGCGGCTGGGCGAGCTGCTCCAGGGCTCGGGCCTCGTGCTCGCGGCGACATCGTTCGACACCTTCGGCCTCGAAGCGCTCTTCGCCGACGTGCAGGTGCCGGACCGTCTCGCGTCGAGGCTTGGGCACTTCCGGCGCGTCGTCTCGTGGTTCGGCGCCCGCGAGCCCGGCTACGCAGGGCGGCTCGGCGCGCTCGTCCCCGACGTGATCGTGGCGCCGCCGGTGCCCGACGACGACTCTCCGCTGACCGTCTGGGAGCACCTCGTCGCGACGCTCCACCCGTGGGGCGTGGCGCGTCCTGCCGAGCTCCATGCGCTCGCGACCACCGAACGCTGGCGCATCGCCGCGCGAACCGCGCTCATGGTGCTTGGCGTGGACGAAGGCCGCCCGCTCCTCATCGCGCACCCAGGCGCCGGCGCGCGCTGGAAGCAGGCTCCGGCCGCGCGCTTCGCCCAGGCGCTCGAGCGCATGGTGGCAGGCGCCGGCTTCGAGGTCGTGGTGCACCAGGGTCCGGCCGACGGCCCCGCGGTGGACGCGCTCGTCACCACACTCGGCATCCCCGCGCATCGCTACCTCGAGCCGTCGCTGACGGAGCTGGCGGGCGCGCTGGCGCTGGCCCAGGCCTATTTCGGCAGCGACTCGGGCGTGAGCCACCTGGCCGCATGCGTGGGGACACCGAGCGTCATCCTCTATCCGCCCGAGACGCTCAGGCAGTGGGCCCCGTGGGCGCCCACCGCCGTGGCGCTGGGCGTCGGATCCGAAGGAGACCTGCCATGACGGGCGACATGGAGCTGCGCGCGCGGAGGCGGCGCCGGTGGGGCGAGGTCTCCGCCGATCCCGACGACCGGCGGTTCCTCGCGGGCCCCCAGTCGCGGCTCCGCGAGCTCCTGTGGGCGCTCAGGATCTTCGTCGAGTTCATCCGTGGCTTCAGGGCGCTGCACTTCATCGGGCCCTGCGTCACCGTCTTCGGTTCGGCCCGTTTCCCGGAGCAGCACAAGTACTACGAGATGGCGCGCCGGGTCGGGGCCCAGCTGGCACGGGACGGCTTCACCGTCATGACGGGTGGCGGCCCCGGGATCATGGAGGCGGCGAACCGCGGGGCCAAGGAGGCGGGCGGCCGCTCCATCGGGTGCAACATCGAGCTGCCCCAGGAACAAAAGCCCAATACCTACCTCGATCGGTGGGTGACGTTTCGCCACTTCTTCGTCCGCAAGGTGATGCTCGTCAAGTACTCCTACGCATTCATCGCTATGCCCGGAGGCTTCGGGACTCTCGACGAGGTAACCGAGGCGGCGACGCTCGTCCAGACCCACAAGATCGCCGGCTTCCCGATCGTGCTCATGGGCGTCGAATTCTGGAAGCCGCTGCTGGACTTCATGCGCGCCTCGCTGGTCAAGGAAGGCACGATCGACCCCGTGGACGTGGACGAGTTCTTCGTGACCGACTCGCCGGAGGATGCGGCGGCCCACGTCCGCAACATCGGCCTGCAGCGCTTCGGGCTCACCTACGGGCCGAGGATGAAGCGCCGCTGGTTCCTCGGCGAGTAAGGCGGTAGAATCACGCACGGGAGGATCCGGGCCATGGCACACGCGAAAGTCAACGAGCTCCGCGGCCGCAGCGACAAGGCTTGGGCGCAGCTGAGATCGCAGCTCCAGGGCATGGAGCCGCACCTCGACAAGAGCGACGCCCCGGGACAGTGGACCACCCGCGAGGTCCTCTGCCACATGCTCTTCGAGCCCGGCTGGAAGCCCGTGCCGGTGCTCAAATCCTTCGCCCACCAGAACCTGCCCGTGATCGACATCAAGCCGAGCGAGACCGACGTCAGCAGCGAGCGCAAGGCCATGACCCTCAAGCAGTACATGGACGCCCTCGACGCCCAGCGGCGCGAGGTGATGGCCTATCTCGACGGGCTCAGCGAGGCAGAGCTCAGCCGCAAGTCGCGCATCCCGCTCTTCAAGGAGATCATGGGCACCGACGAGGTCGACATCCCGACCTACGTCGGCGCGCTCTTCGAGTACCACTGGAACGACCACGCGGGGCAAATCGCCAAGATCCGCAAGGCGGCAGGCCTGCCCGACGCGAAGTAAAAGCGAGAACGGGGCGGGACGGCTCGTCGCCGCCCCACCCCGTGGTTGTGGAAGGACCGGGTTAGGCTTCGACGAACGCTCTAAGCATCCAGGCCATCTTCTCGTGCTTCTCCATCAGGCCCGTGAGGAAGTCGCTGGTGCCGGCGTCGCTGAACTTGTCCATGGCGGTCGCGAGATCCCCACGCAGCGTCCGGATCACGTCCTCGTGGTTCGCCAGCAGGGCGGACAGCATGCCCGTGGCGTCCGGGTGCTGCCCAGGGTGCTCCTTGAGACGCGTGGCCTTGGTGAACTCGGTCAGCGTGCCGGGTGACTTGGCGCCAAGCTGACGGATGCGCTCGGCGACCTCG from Candidatus Rokuibacteriota bacterium includes these protein-coding regions:
- the purE gene encoding 5-(carboxyamino)imidazole ribonucleotide mutase, coding for MPHANPPLVAVIMGSKSDWETMRHTDLLLAQLGVPHECKVMSAHRTPGLTAEYAAKAEARGIEVIIAAAGGAAHLAGVVAAHTVLPVLGVPIESRALKGIDSLLSTVQMPGGIPVGTMAIGKAGAINAALFAAAILANHRPKLRKKLHAFREKQARKVKQETLP
- a CDS encoding glycosyltransferase family 9 protein yields the protein MAQEPIDTLVIHPGALGDVLQAVPALEALGRLGHRLTFAGQPRLGELLQGSGLVLAATSFDTFGLEALFADVQVPDRLASRLGHFRRVVSWFGAREPGYAGRLGALVPDVIVAPPVPDDDSPLTVWEHLVATLHPWGVARPAELHALATTERWRIAARTALMVLGVDEGRPLLIAHPGAGARWKQAPAARFAQALERMVAGAGFEVVVHQGPADGPAVDALVTTLGIPAHRYLEPSLTELAGALALAQAYFGSDSGVSHLAACVGTPSVILYPPETLRQWAPWAPTAVALGVGSEGDLP
- a CDS encoding TIGR00730 family Rossman fold protein; amino-acid sequence: MTGDMELRARRRRRWGEVSADPDDRRFLAGPQSRLRELLWALRIFVEFIRGFRALHFIGPCVTVFGSARFPEQHKYYEMARRVGAQLARDGFTVMTGGGPGIMEAANRGAKEAGGRSIGCNIELPQEQKPNTYLDRWVTFRHFFVRKVMLVKYSYAFIAMPGGFGTLDEVTEAATLVQTHKIAGFPIVLMGVEFWKPLLDFMRASLVKEGTIDPVDVDEFFVTDSPEDAAAHVRNIGLQRFGLTYGPRMKRRWFLGE
- a CDS encoding DinB family protein; protein product: MAHAKVNELRGRSDKAWAQLRSQLQGMEPHLDKSDAPGQWTTREVLCHMLFEPGWKPVPVLKSFAHQNLPVIDIKPSETDVSSERKAMTLKQYMDALDAQRREVMAYLDGLSEAELSRKSRIPLFKEIMGTDEVDIPTYVGALFEYHWNDHAGQIAKIRKAAGLPDAK
- a CDS encoding DNA starvation/stationary phase protection protein → MKPNIGIPDANRDGVIKLLAPLLADEYLLYTKTRNYHWNVVGPQFNDLHKFFEAQYEELDGFVDEVAERIRQLGAKSPGTLTEFTKATRLKEHPGQHPDATGMLSALLANHEDVIRTLRGDLATAMDKFSDAGTSDFLTGLMEKHEKMAWMLRAFVEA